The Juglans regia cultivar Chandler chromosome 1, Walnut 2.0, whole genome shotgun sequence nucleotide sequence TGTAGTCCAATGTGGTCGTAGGTTAGGTCTAGATggtcttataaaaaattaaaaaaaaatgtttggtctagatgatgagttgagatgaaagttaaaaattaaataaaatattattagaatattattttttaatattattattattttagaatttgaaaaagttaaattgtttattttattttatgtggtaatttgtgaaaattgtaatgatgagaagagatagattgagagtatttctcaatccaaattaagccgtttattattatttttttaacattcattttcattatgTTTAAAGATGTATTGACTTGGAATTAATTATAAAGGATTGTCTCGGAATTATAAAGGATGATAGCCCTCAATCTCATCTGCTTTCCACTGTTGATGATTTTCATGATCTCTATTGCCCCCAAGTAAACAAGTGAATGTggttggaagatgaagggaacCTACATAAACTTGGAAATGATAGTCCCACCGATAATGGGTACAGAGAGAATCACCGAttcaagggtttttttttttttttataataattaaggaagtgttttaatttgtgattttttaaaaatattttaaaggatttaaaaaatgtttgaaaaaaataaaaataaaattcacacaGTCGGTATAAATTTTTGGTGATGTATCTCGGTGACTGTAGCACAATCCTATAAACTTTAATGGCACAAATCTCTAGATATTAACTACCATAATCACAAtgcaggaaaagaaaaacactactATAATCACAAAAATGTCAGTTATATTTACGGAATGTGCAAGTGAcaaatactcttttaaaaaaaaatgaaatttattattaaagaattaaattttttttttttatataaattgaataCACTCATTCATTTCTTCGAAAACTTTTTAAAGGGGGTATGCTTGCATGTGGAGAGGCAGATCTGAGAACTTCAACTTACTGTCTGCCCAAATACTGACGAGTACACTATTTCCCACGGCGGCAAGCTAGAGAAAGTATAACCCACCTGGCATACAAGGAGCATTTTTAAGAATTCGAAAGTTAggattttctttatatatatatatatatatatatatatattgaattttgtgaaagtgagaatatttgagtTTGATTTCAGATTCAACTAAATGTTGATccgattattatttttcactggttcgaaaaaacaaaattaaaaattaattaattaattaatttccctAAATGAAATTGTTATTGGTACCTCTATCTATACTTTTCTAAATTATATACCAATTAACATTCATTTATTAGAATTTTACATTATTTGAATGTCCCATCCTAACTTTCCATCTTCATTCAATTCAGATGAACAAGTAAAAATAACTTCAATCATATAACcctttttccaaattcttgcaaaatatatatttatatatatatatatataatatgatatttgtagtcgaattttcttatttttcaaattaaattatgaaataaatttataaataaattttgtttattttaaaaatttatctcaattcatcttaattcatcattataatttttttaaattttaatataaaatataataaataatttgactttttaaaattttaaaataataataatattaaaaaataatattttaataatattttattatttcaattaaactcaattcaacttcTAAACAGAAGATTTAAcgtaataataagataaatcgTAAAGCTAACCTATCATAGCGATACATACAGAGTCTCCGAGTCGCATCAAAACTCCCCCACCCCCACGTGTCCGAGTCCGAACACTCCGTAACTCAACAAGTCTCGACGTTTCGCGAACACTCTCCGAGTTTCCATTCTCCCACTCCCAGTCCCTGTGTCTTTCACTTTTAAACCTGCGGAGGAGGACGACACTCTCAAACCTTTGCTATATTCCCACGCAAAGTGCCCACCTTCTCTTTTAATTCCCTCGAACTCCCTCTTCGGTTGTCACTGAGATTTCGTTCGTTCGTTCGTTCGTTCGTTCGTTCAATCCTTCATTTTCCACGGCACTCTCCGGCCATGGTGTCGACGACCACGTCCTTCTTCTGGGTCAGTTCCGGTCTTTTGCAGTCAGCCCAGACCAACTGTTGCGATCGAAATGGTTTGTTCGCTCAGCCTCTGCGGCCCTCTATGAGCTTCTCTACCGCGAAATCCAAACCCCTCATGGGCTTGAAGTCGCTGCAACTGTGCAGAAACGGTGCGTTCCCAAACGGGTTTCTGAGATTTGGTCGGACTCCTAGGCCGCTTGTTGTCCGTTGTGAAGCTTCAAGTGGAAGGGTAATTCTTTgttctttctccatttttccTCCACCACCCCGAAagatctttttttcttcttctttatggTGCTTGCTGACATATTTTGGTACCTAGAGTCTACTGCACATTGATGAGATTTTGGTTTGGAGATAATGATAGATAACGCAACAAGATTTTACGGATATGGCGTGGCAAGCAATTGTCTCATCCCCGGAAGTGGCGAAACAGAACAAGCATCAGATAGTGGAGACAGAGCATTTGATGAAGTCCCTTTTGGAGCAGAAGAATGGGCTTGCTCGCAGGATATTCTCCAAGGTTGGAGTTGACAATACCCGCCTTTTAGAGGCCACTGATAAGTTCATCCAACGTCAACCGAAGGTGATTCTTGAAATATCATAGTTTTGCCTCCCGGGATATGTTTCCTTGTCTGGTTTTAGTTCTTGAATTTGGATTACTTGTGTTTCAACGTTCACATTGATTGGCTATTAACTCCTTGTCTGTAATACAGATGTCATATGTATAAGTTCATGACAGGAAAGAAGTTAAGCACCGTTTAGGACTCCCTTAGCATGCATGCTGGCACTAGCTTGATACTGCTcttgatattttgttttgccTACTTTTTGAAGTATTAGATTGCCTGATTCAGACTTTCTCTCGGTTCATCAGTAAATGCATCTTCAGTCCGTGATCTTTTTATCCAGAAGCTAACTAATTCACCTCTATATCTGTACGACAACGGTAGGTTCTTGGTGAATCAGCTGGCTCAATGTTAGGACGTGATTTGGAAGCCTTGATTCAGCAAGCGAGGGAATACAAGAAAGAGTATGGGGATTCATTTATTTCTGTTGAGCATTTGGTTCTCGGTTTCACCAAAGATCAACGATTTGGGAAGCAATTATTTAGAGATTTTCAAATATCTCTGCAAACTTTGAAATCTGCAGTAGAAGCTATTAGGGGACGCCAATCAGTTATCGACCAAGGTTGTGTTACattcttgtttccttttttcaatTCCTAATTATCATATGGCAGTGTGTGTGCGCGCGAGCGTGCCCACACGCACGCCCATGCTGACTGAAGGCAAGGTTagttaaaaatgtaaaagaacCTTAAAAGCCTTTTTTACGCATATTAAAGTTAGTTGCGTTGATTGTTGTACTTCACGAAAAATGTCTTCCTTTTATGATGTATCCAGGTTCTTTCATGTCCTTGCAAAGATCATTATGTTAGTAAATATCAGAATAGTGGATAGATTCATTATCCAGGTTAGTGGGCAGTGAATCTGGAGTGGAACTAGGAAACTATCCAAAGACTTCCATGTAAATGTTTGCCGAAGAAATTTAGTTTACATTCATGTATAAAACCCCTAAGGgctggctcaagtggtaaagggcttggtcttggtggtatgctcacTCCAaatctaaggttcaaatcttcttgggtgcaaacaatttctaaggGTCATTGGAGTGGGAGaactttcccttgaattactcGAGGTGCACTTACAAAAAATTCCTTATCGAGGACCTATGCACCCCTGAGATTAGTCGGGACATTGTTCTCGGATATccagtgccaatcaaaaaatttatattgtatttatttttatttttaatttccttaATATTTTCTGTTGGGAAAATATAAAGCGGCATTATTTAGTGTTTCCATCTCTTTccctgttttatttttattgtgtctCTACCCTAGTTAGGGAAAAAAGGGTAGTGTTTTGATGTTTATGTGAGTTAGACAatgattttcttctctctcttttaaacAGATCCTGAGGGGAAGTATGAAGCACTGGAAAAATACGGAAAAGATTTGACAGCCATGGCAAGAGAAGGGAAGCTTGACCCAGTAATAGGAAGAGATGATGAAATACGTAGGTGCATCCAGATTCTCTCAAGGAGAACAAAGAACAATCCTGTTCTCATTGGTGAGCCTGGTGTAGGGAAAACTGCAATATCTGAAGGGTAAGCACTTGGTTAGAGCTAGAATCCTGTCTTTGTTCATGGGTTTGTATGGGACGTTAGACTGAATGGTTTTGGTCTGCTTTGAAGGCTTGCTGTTACGCACTAAGCTTAATGATTCCTTTGAAATCGTTGCATGTCAGTCTAACTGTGCCTTCTTCAACAGGCTTGCTCAAAGAATTGTGCAAGGAGATGTTCCTCAAGCTTTGATGAATCGTAAGGTATGTGCTATATGTAGAAGTTCATACCAATCTAGCAATCCCTCTCTCACCCCCTCTCTCAGGCTTACTCAAATATACTAATCTATGCCTACTGGGGATGATGTCCGATCATAGCCCACAGCATTGTGCAGAGCTTTTAGGGCGGTCCGGATAATGGTCTGACTCatcactctctctatctctttacAGCTAATATCCCTTGACATGGGTGCACTAATTGCTGGGGCAAAATATCGGGGGGAATTTGAAGATAGACTGAAGGCCGTACTCAAGGAAATTACAGAATCAGATGGTCAAATTATTCTCTTCATTGATGAGATCCATACAGTTGTTGGTGCAGGTAACATGCTTGGTTATTGACAAAGCTGGCTGAAGCAACTAAATAGTCTTTGTTACTTGTACTTCAGAAATACTTTCTCTTTctattattcattttcacatCAATTTTGACAGCAGTAGTGGTTTCAATAGGTAAATATGAAATGTATGGAAGAATGAGAATGCCAATGGTGACCCAATCTGTTGATTTCTCTTCAGGTGCTACGAATGGTGCAATGGACGCAGGCAATCTGTTGAAGCCTATGCTTGGGCGGGGAGAGTTGCGGTGTATCGGTGCAACAACTCTGGATGAATATCGCAAGTATATTGAGAAAGATCCAGCATTGGAGCGTCGTTTTCAGCAAGTTTATGTTGATCAACCTACAGTTGACGATACCATTTCCATACTGCGAGGACTGCGTGAAAGATATGAGCTGCATCATGGGGTCCGCATTTCTGATAGTGCACTTGTGGCAGCAGCGATTCAATCCGATCGTTACATCAGTGGCCGGTTTTTACCTGACAAAGGTAACACAGCAGATGCAACATTTGAGTGGTTCTTGTTTTATTGGAAGATTAATGTGTTCATGATGACTTGCTTTTAGCAAGTGGCAATCAGAACATTCTAGAATTAGTGACTTGAGCATGAATTGTATTTATATTGTTCAAGCAGCATAAAGATGAGATCATACTAAAGCACACAATGATTGTCATTTTTATGATAATAGTAACATATAATGAGCATCAGATGGTATGaacttcaatttatattctgtttggaagtttttttttatactattcaATGTAAGTGAGTTTTCTGCTGGTTTGTAAGGTTTGGAAAGTATTCTTCTGAAAAGGGTATGGTTTTGAGAAGTATTCTACCTTGCTGCCTGTTTAGCTTAAAAGCCTGATGGTACTCTCATGGAGTTTATCTTTAAGATCTGTGCATTAGTTGAGAGCTAATATATTTCCCAATGGCAGCTATTGACCTAGTTGATGAAGCAGCTGCCAAACTGAAAATGGAAATTACTTCAAAACCAACTGCCCTTGATGAGATTAATCGTTCAGTGTTGAAGCTGGAAATGGAGAGGCTCTCCCTCATGAATGATACAGATAAGGCTTCTAAGGATAGGTTGAACCGGCTTGAGGCTGAGTTGTCTCTCCTCAAGGAGAAACAAGCCCAGCTCACTGAACAGTGGGAGCATGAAAAGTCTGTCATGACCCGTATTCAGTCAATCAAAGaagaggtaagttgttgatgcTAATACTATTACTGTCAAAAGTCTGTCGTACAATATAAATCTTGAGATCCAGCAGTTATGATTTTACTAAGAAATCCAGTTGGCAGAAGCAGCTTAGAAATAATGAGTTTCTGAGTTACTGATGAATAAAAGTTCTGGTTTGACTGACTTTTCTGTTTATTTATACAGATTGACAGGGTAAATCTTGAGATCCAGCAGGCTGAACGGGAGTATGATCTTAATCGTGCTGCAGAACTGAAGTATGGTAGCCTCAACTCTTTGCAAAAACAACTTGAAAGTGCAGAAAAAGAGCTGGACGAATATATGAACTCTGGAAAGTCTATGCTGAGAGAGGAAGTTACGGAAGATGACATTGCTGAAATTGTCAGTAAATGGACAGGTATCCCTCTTTCCAAGCTTAAACAATCTGACAGGGAGAAGCTATTACATTTGGAGGAAGAGCTGCATAAACGTGTTGTGGGCCAAGATCCTGCAGTGAAAGCAGTAGCCGAGGCTATTCAGCGATCTCGAGCTGGTCTCTCAGATCCTCACCGTCCAATTGCTAGTTTTATGTTCATGGGTCCTACTGGTGTGGGAAAGACAGAACTAGCTAAGGCACTTGCTTCCTACTTGTTCAACACAGAAGAAGCTCTTGTTCGAATAGATATGAGTGAATACATGGAAAAGCATGCTGTTTCGAGATTGATTGGGGCCCCACCTGGTTATGTGGGATATGAGGAAGGTGGACAGCTGACTGAGACAGTTCGCAGGAGGCCATATGCAGTCATTCTGTTTGATGAGATAGAAAAGGCCCATTCCGATGTGTTTAATGTGTTCCTTCAGATTTTAGATGATGGGAGAGTGACTGATTCCCAAGGTCGCACTGTGAGCTTTACCAATACAATTATCATTATGACATCAAATGTGGGTTCACAGTACATACTCAACACAGAGGATGACACATCGCCAAAGGAATTAGCATATGAAACTATTAAGCAGCGAGTACTGGATGCTGCAAGATCAGTCTTCCGCCCTGAGTTTATGAATAGGGTTGATGAATATATAGTTTTCCAGCCTCTGGACCGGGATCAGATAAACAGCATTGTCAGGTTACAGGTAAGCTTTACACCAAAGATGCTTTATTGACTCTTAAC carries:
- the LOC108988124 gene encoding chaperone protein ClpB3, chloroplastic-like translates to MVSTTTSFFWVSSGLLQSAQTNCCDRNGLFAQPLRPSMSFSTAKSKPLMGLKSLQLCRNGAFPNGFLRFGRTPRPLVVRCEASSGRITQQDFTDMAWQAIVSSPEVAKQNKHQIVETEHLMKSLLEQKNGLARRIFSKVGVDNTRLLEATDKFIQRQPKVLGESAGSMLGRDLEALIQQAREYKKEYGDSFISVEHLVLGFTKDQRFGKQLFRDFQISLQTLKSAVEAIRGRQSVIDQDPEGKYEALEKYGKDLTAMAREGKLDPVIGRDDEIRRCIQILSRRTKNNPVLIGEPGVGKTAISEGLAQRIVQGDVPQALMNRKLISLDMGALIAGAKYRGEFEDRLKAVLKEITESDGQIILFIDEIHTVVGAGATNGAMDAGNLLKPMLGRGELRCIGATTLDEYRKYIEKDPALERRFQQVYVDQPTVDDTISILRGLRERYELHHGVRISDSALVAAAIQSDRYISGRFLPDKAIDLVDEAAAKLKMEITSKPTALDEINRSVLKLEMERLSLMNDTDKASKDRLNRLEAELSLLKEKQAQLTEQWEHEKSVMTRIQSIKEEIDRVNLEIQQAEREYDLNRAAELKYGSLNSLQKQLESAEKELDEYMNSGKSMLREEVTEDDIAEIVSKWTGIPLSKLKQSDREKLLHLEEELHKRVVGQDPAVKAVAEAIQRSRAGLSDPHRPIASFMFMGPTGVGKTELAKALASYLFNTEEALVRIDMSEYMEKHAVSRLIGAPPGYVGYEEGGQLTETVRRRPYAVILFDEIEKAHSDVFNVFLQILDDGRVTDSQGRTVSFTNTIIIMTSNVGSQYILNTEDDTSPKELAYETIKQRVLDAARSVFRPEFMNRVDEYIVFQPLDRDQINSIVRLQLERVQKRLADRKITIQVTDAGVQLLGSLGYDPNFGARPVKRVIQQNVENELAKSILKGEFKDEDRVLIDTEVTAFSNGLLPQQKLVFRTLGTGSETPAAEDKEAFSPTP